The window TTGACCTGCCGGCGCTTAAATATGCCGCGCAGATCAACGGCGCGGACCTTCTAGCCGTGACGAAGCTCGACGTCCTTACGGGGATAGACGAGCTGAAAATATGCACCGGCTACATGATAGGGGGAGAGCTGCGCACAAGCGGCGACCTCACCGCCGAAGAGTCCGCCGCCGCCGAGCCGGTATACGCCGCTTTTGAAGGCTGGCGCAACGAGCTGCCGGGATGCACCGACTTCAATCTGCTGCCGCCGCAGGCTCAGGCCTATATCCGTTTTATCGAGGATTTTATGGGGCTGCGCGTCATCTGGACCGGCCTTGGAACTCAGTGGGGCAATGCCCTTTACAGGATAAATTAACCGGCCGGCGGGAAGGCAAAAGCGGCGAAGCCGCTAAAACAAACTCTCGGGCAAAGGCGCGCGCGTTGGCTCCGCCACCTCTATTATCCACGAAGCAAGCCTGGTGCCGTAGCCTACCGCCTGACGCAGGGAAAAGCCTCTTATCAGCGCCTCCGTGGTTCCCGCGAAAAAGGCGTCGCCCGCGCCGCTTGAGTCTGTTACTTTCGTTTCTATGGAGGAACAAAAGCCAAATTCCCCCGAGACGGCATCATAGTATACGGAGCCGTATTCTCCCAAAGTCACCACCATTGATTTAAGACTGTTGGCGTCGACGTATCCGCGCAGCAGAGTGAGCACCTGTTCAGGCTCCCGCGCGTGGACCTCCCTTTCAAAAAGCCGTCCAGCCTCCGTCTCATTGCAGATATAACACGCAAGGCCGCCGAGCATAGCACGGTTGCGGAGAATGACCTCCATATTTCCCGTTATACCGTAGACCTTTTTGTTATACCTCTCCGCGAGTGAGAGGACCGCTGTTGAAATATAATCGTTGAGATCAAGCTCAAGGACGACGTTTCGGCAGCCGGCGACGATCGACTCGCCCTCTTCCCGGACGATCTCCTCCATAATGGAAAGATCCGGCATCTGCGAGATGGAGGCGGCTAGATCTCCGTTCTGGTCCATGACCGCAAGCCATAATCCCATACCAGAAGAGGCGGCGCGCCGCACATGGCTGACGTCGATCCCCTCGTCTTCCAGCCTGTTGAGCACCTCGATGCCGAGTCCGTTGCCGTCGACGGAGGAGACGAACGAGACCTTTGCGCCGATGGCCGCCATGTCCTCCGCGACGTTGCGTCCGACGCCGCCGTGGATAAATCTCACCGAGCCTACATTTCTCCCCAGCGGGTCATAGCGGTAGGCGGCAAAGCCCTTACAGTCCATAAATACGGTTCCAAAGACGACGGTTTCTGCAGACATAGATAAATTCTCCTTCACGGCGTTCTTTACGCGTTAAATATTAACACAACGCCGTGAATTATAGAAAACGTAATGATAATTATTTCCCGCCGTCCCAGTATTGATCCTTTAGCTATTCCTTCCGGTGAGTGCCGGGGATCTCGCCCGAAAGTACAAGCGCGCACTTAGCCGCGCCAGGCCCCGCGAGCTCGTAGAGCACCGAAGAGGCAAGGATTATCGTCAGCAGCATGTCGCCCATATCCGGCGGCAGGATGCGCTGGGCGAGAAAGGCGAGGCCGATGGCGACGCCGGCCTGCGATATCAGCGCGAGCCCCAGCAGATTCTTCACCTTACAGGCGCTGCCGGTGAGCGCGCAGCCGGCATAGGCTCCCGCGTACTTTCCAGCGATGCGGATCAGGAAATAGACCACGCCCGCCGCGCCGAAGGCCTTTAAGCTGCCTAAATCTAGGCTCATGCCGGAGTAGATAAAAAAGGTGGACATGATCGGCGGCGAAAAATTATTTATCTGCCTGTAGAGCTCCCTGTCCTCGGTGAGGTTGATATAGACCGCGCCAAAAAGCATGCAGGAGAGCAGCGGCGAGACATTGAGGACCACGCAGGTGCCGGAGATCGCAAGCAAAAATGCGATTACAAGGATCAGCCGGTTTTCACTGCTGCGCTTCTCCGTGATCATCCTCTTAAGGACGAGGCCGCTCAGAAAGCCGAGGGCGAGGGCCAGGAGATTGAAGAAGAGCGGTGTTAAGAGATTGACAATCCCCTTGCCCTCGTTGCCGCTGATGCCGATAAAGGCCGTCGCGAGCGTAAAGGCGAAGAGGCATACGGCGTCGTCAAAGGCGACCACCTGCAGCAGCGTGTTCACAAACTCTCCCTTCGCGCCATACTGGTTGATCGTCATCAGCGTGCTTGCGGGGGCTGTCGCCGTCGCGATCGCGCCGAGAAGCAGTGAAAAATCCCACGAAAAAGAAAACATGAAGCGCATCGCGACAGAGACGGCGACTCCCGCGACGAGAGCCTCGAAAATAGTTATCACGACCACCCTCGTACCGCTGCCGCAGATGACCTCCTTTTTGAAAAACCTGCCGACGTCAAAAGCGATGAAGGCCAGCGCGACATCGCTGATGAAGCTAAGGTTCTCGATCGTCGCCTCCGGGATGATGTGCAGCATTCCAGGACCGATGAGCATCCCCGCGATGATATATCCGCTTACGTTGGGAAGCCTGAAAAGCTTCGTGATTCTCGTGGCGAAAAATCCCGCGAAAAGAATCAGTGACAGAGATAAAAGTACCAATGTAGACGTATGCGTATGGATAGCTATGACAGCCATCGCGTCAACCTCCCCTCTATAAATATTGAATAATTTGAATGTTTAGTGATATTATATCGAAGGAAAGAATAAAGTAAAATTATGAAATATTTATATGTGATAAAATTTTGTTATATCTGTGGGAGGTAAAGAGAATGCTTGACCAGAAGGTGAGAACCTTGATAAAGGTCTGCGAGACCATGAGCTTCACACGCGCCGCCGCCGAGCTTTCGCTCACGCAGCCGGCGGTGAGCCAGCATGTGAAACAGCTTGAACATGAGTTCGGTATAAAAATATTCCACCGCAAAGAGGGGGAGCTGCGGCTGACGGCGGAGGGAGAGATCCTTCTGCGTTACGCGAAGCGCTTCACCAATATGTATGACGAACTGCGCAAAAATATCCACGAGGAAAAACGCTTCCTCAAACTGATAACGGTCGGCATCACCCATACCTCGGAGAGCAACCAGATCGCCGAGGCTCTCGCGCGGTACTGCAGCATTAACGACGGTGTTAAGATGACGGTCGTCACCGATACGATAAACAACCTCTATGAGAAACTCAAAAATTACGAGGTGGACATCGCCATCGTCGAGGGCAAGTGCGTAGAGGGCGGTTTTTGGACCGTGCACCTTGACACGGATCTCCTTGTCGCCGCCCTTTCGAATGACAACCCGCTCGCGAAACATGGGATCATCATCATCGAGGAGCTGAAAAAAGAGAAGATGATCCTGCGCCTGCCGGATTCCGGCACACGCAACCTCTTTGTGTCGCACCTTGAGAGCCTCAATATCTCGATCGACGAATTCAACGTCATCCTCGAGGTCAACAATATAGCGACCATCAAGGACCTCA is drawn from Cloacibacillus sp. and contains these coding sequences:
- a CDS encoding cation:proton antiporter, yielding MAVIAIHTHTSTLVLLSLSLILFAGFFATRITKLFRLPNVSGYIIAGMLIGPGMLHIIPEATIENLSFISDVALAFIAFDVGRFFKKEVICGSGTRVVVITIFEALVAGVAVSVAMRFMFSFSWDFSLLLGAIATATAPASTLMTINQYGAKGEFVNTLLQVVAFDDAVCLFAFTLATAFIGISGNEGKGIVNLLTPLFFNLLALALGFLSGLVLKRMITEKRSSENRLILVIAFLLAISGTCVVLNVSPLLSCMLFGAVYINLTEDRELYRQINNFSPPIMSTFFIYSGMSLDLGSLKAFGAAGVVYFLIRIAGKYAGAYAGCALTGSACKVKNLLGLALISQAGVAIGLAFLAQRILPPDMGDMLLTIILASSVLYELAGPGAAKCALVLSGEIPGTHRKE
- a CDS encoding LysR family transcriptional regulator; this encodes MLDQKVRTLIKVCETMSFTRAAAELSLTQPAVSQHVKQLEHEFGIKIFHRKEGELRLTAEGEILLRYAKRFTNMYDELRKNIHEEKRFLKLITVGITHTSESNQIAEALARYCSINDGVKMTVVTDTINNLYEKLKNYEVDIAIVEGKCVEGGFWTVHLDTDLLVAALSNDNPLAKHGIIIIEELKKEKMILRLPDSGTRNLFVSHLESLNISIDEFNVILEVNNIATIKDLIRRGFGVSILARSVCLDELRKGKITVLPVENLSMEREINIVCNKDFEHRDILRDIARTYAETSRLYELGVNSAADA
- a CDS encoding PfkB family carbohydrate kinase encodes the protein MSAETVVFGTVFMDCKGFAAYRYDPLGRNVGSVRFIHGGVGRNVAEDMAAIGAKVSFVSSVDGNGLGIEVLNRLEDEGIDVSHVRRAASSGMGLWLAVMDQNGDLAASISQMPDLSIMEEIVREEGESIVAGCRNVVLELDLNDYISTAVLSLAERYNKKVYGITGNMEVILRNRAMLGGLACYICNETEAGRLFEREVHAREPEQVLTLLRGYVDANSLKSMVVTLGEYGSVYYDAVSGEFGFCSSIETKVTDSSGAGDAFFAGTTEALIRGFSLRQAVGYGTRLASWIIEVAEPTRAPLPESLF